Proteins found in one Chlamydia pneumoniae TW-183 genomic segment:
- a CDS encoding class I SAM-dependent methyltransferase, protein MHSKFLSRRKKNSSHKEETSWDCIASSYNKIVQDKGHYYHRETILPQLLPSLTLGSKSSVLDIGCGQGFLERALPKECRYLGIDISSRLIALAKKMRSVNSHQFKVADLSKRLEFVEPTLFSHAVAILSLQNMEFPGEAIRNTATLLEPLGQFFIVLNHPCFRIPRASSWHYDENKKAISRHIDRYLSPMKIPIMAHPGQKDSPSTLSFHFPLSYWFKELSSHGFLVSGLEEWTSSKTSTGKRAKAENLCRKEFPLFLMISCIKIK, encoded by the coding sequence ATGCATTCAAAATTTCTTTCTCGAAGAAAAAAAAATAGTTCTCATAAGGAGGAAACCTCTTGGGATTGTATAGCCTCAAGTTACAATAAGATAGTCCAAGATAAAGGGCACTACTATCATAGAGAAACTATCCTTCCCCAACTCCTGCCTTCACTCACCTTAGGTTCAAAAAGTTCTGTATTGGATATTGGCTGCGGTCAAGGTTTTTTAGAAAGGGCCCTTCCTAAGGAATGTCGTTATCTAGGCATAGATATCTCTTCTAGATTGATTGCTCTAGCAAAGAAAATGCGATCGGTAAACTCTCATCAGTTTAAGGTTGCAGATCTTAGCAAACGCCTAGAGTTCGTAGAACCGACATTATTCTCTCATGCAGTAGCAATCCTCTCCCTTCAAAATATGGAATTCCCCGGAGAGGCTATACGTAATACAGCTACGCTCCTCGAACCACTCGGGCAATTTTTTATAGTTTTAAACCATCCTTGTTTTCGTATTCCTAGGGCATCATCCTGGCACTATGATGAAAATAAAAAAGCTATCTCTCGTCATATAGATCGTTATCTCTCCCCAATGAAAATCCCAATCATGGCTCACCCAGGACAAAAAGATTCGCCTTCTACCCTCTCCTTTCACTTTCCTCTAAGCTATTGGTTTAAAGAACTGTCTTCTCATGGATTCTTAGTTTCAGGTCTTGAGGAATGGACATCTTCAAAAACCTCAACAGGAAAACGAGCTAAGGCAGAAAACCTTTGTCGAAAGGAATTTCCATTATTCCTTATGATTTCATGCATTAAGATAAAATAA
- a CDS encoding amino acid ABC transporter permease — translation MDHWLAIARLLLRGCGYTLCVSGIGILCGSILGLLIGTVTSLYFPSKLTKLLANSYVTVIRGTPLFIQILIIYFGLPEVLPIEPTPLVAGIIALSMNSAAYLAENIRGGINSLSIGQWESAMVLGYKKYQIFVYIIYPQVFKNILPSLTNEFVSLIKESSILMVVGVPELTKVTKDIVSRELNPMEMYLICAGLYFLMTTSFSCISRLSEKRRSYDN, via the coding sequence GTGGATCATTGGCTAGCTATAGCAAGACTGTTGTTAAGAGGATGCGGATACACCTTATGTGTGAGCGGAATCGGCATTCTATGTGGTTCTATTTTAGGTCTTTTGATTGGAACGGTGACTTCTCTATACTTCCCTTCTAAGTTAACGAAACTTTTAGCTAATAGTTATGTGACTGTTATCCGCGGGACTCCTTTATTTATTCAAATTTTGATTATATATTTTGGATTGCCTGAAGTTCTCCCCATAGAACCCACACCTCTAGTTGCTGGAATTATTGCTTTAAGTATGAATTCTGCAGCATATCTTGCAGAAAATATCCGTGGAGGTATCAATTCTCTTTCTATAGGGCAGTGGGAATCCGCAATGGTTTTGGGATATAAGAAGTATCAAATTTTCGTTTATATTATTTATCCTCAAGTTTTTAAAAATATTTTACCATCCTTAACCAATGAATTTGTTTCTTTGATCAAGGAAAGTAGTATTTTAATGGTTGTCGGTGTCCCTGAGTTAACTAAAGTAACTAAGGATATTGTCTCGAGAGAGTTGAACCCTATGGAAATGTATCTTATTTGTGCTGGGCTATATTTCTTAATGACAACATCATTTTCCTGTATTTCTAGGTTATCAGAAAAGAGAAGGAGTTATGACAATTAG
- a CDS encoding inclusion membrane protein IncA, with product MSSPVNNTPSAPNIPIPAPTTPGIPTTKPRSSFIEKVIIVAKYILFAIAATSGALGTILGLSGALTPGIGIALLVIFFVSMVLLGLILKDSISGGEERRLREEVSRFTSENQRLTVITTTLETEVKDLKAAKDQLTLEIEAFRNENGNLKTTAEDLEEQVSKLSEQLEALERINQLIQANAGDAQEISSELKKLISGWDSKVVEQINTSIQALKVLLGQEWVQEAQTHVKAMQEQIQALQAEILGMHNQSTALQKSVENLLVQDQALTRVVGELLESENKLSQACSALRQEIEKLAQHETSLQQRIDAMLAQEQNLAEQVTALEKMKQEAQKAESEFIACVRDRTFGRRETPPPTTPVVEGDESQEEDEGGTPPVSQPSSPVDRATGDGQ from the coding sequence ATGTCATCTCCTGTAAATAACACACCCTCAGCACCAAACATTCCAATACCAGCGCCCACGACTCCAGGTATTCCTACAACAAAACCTCGTTCTAGTTTCATTGAAAAGGTTATCATTGTAGCTAAGTACATACTATTTGCAATTGCAGCCACATCAGGAGCACTCGGAACAATTCTAGGTCTATCTGGAGCGCTAACCCCAGGAATAGGTATTGCCCTTCTTGTTATCTTCTTTGTTTCTATGGTGCTTTTAGGTTTAATCCTTAAAGATTCTATAAGTGGAGGAGAAGAACGCAGGCTCAGAGAAGAGGTCTCTCGATTTACAAGTGAGAATCAACGGTTGACAGTCATAACCACAACACTTGAGACTGAAGTAAAGGATTTAAAAGCAGCTAAAGATCAACTTACACTTGAAATCGAAGCATTTAGAAATGAAAACGGTAATTTAAAAACAACTGCTGAGGACTTAGAAGAGCAGGTTTCTAAACTTAGCGAACAATTAGAAGCACTAGAGCGAATTAATCAACTTATCCAAGCAAACGCTGGAGATGCTCAAGAAATTTCGTCTGAACTAAAGAAATTAATAAGCGGTTGGGATTCCAAAGTTGTTGAACAGATAAATACTTCTATTCAAGCATTGAAAGTGTTATTGGGTCAAGAGTGGGTGCAAGAGGCTCAAACACACGTTAAAGCAATGCAAGAGCAAATTCAAGCATTGCAAGCTGAAATTCTAGGAATGCACAATCAATCTACAGCATTGCAAAAGTCAGTTGAGAATCTATTAGTACAAGATCAAGCTCTAACAAGAGTAGTAGGTGAGTTGTTAGAGTCTGAGAACAAGCTAAGCCAAGCTTGTTCTGCGCTACGTCAAGAAATAGAAAAGTTGGCCCAACATGAAACATCTTTGCAACAACGTATTGATGCGATGCTAGCCCAAGAGCAAAATTTGGCAGAGCAGGTCACAGCCCTTGAAAAAATGAAACAAGAAGCTCAGAAGGCTGAGTCCGAGTTCATTGCTTGTGTACGTGATCGAACTTTCGGACGTCGTGAAACACCTCCACCAACAACACCTGTAGTTGAAGGTGATGAAAGTCAAGAAGAAGACGAAGGAGGTACTCCCCCAGTATCACAACCATCTTCACCCGTAGATAGAGCAACAGGAGATGGTCAGTAA
- the accB gene encoding acetyl-CoA carboxylase biotin carboxyl carrier protein encodes MDLKQIEKLMIAMGRNGMKRFAIKREGLELELERDTREGNRQEPVFYDSRLFSGFSQERPIPTDPKKDTIKETTTENSETSTTTSSGDFISSPLVGTFYGSPAPDSPSFVKPGDIVSEDTIVCIVEAMKVMNEVKAGMSGRVLEVLITNGDPVQFGSKLFRIAKDAS; translated from the coding sequence ATGGACTTAAAACAAATAGAAAAGCTCATGATTGCTATGGGACGCAATGGTATGAAGCGTTTTGCTATAAAACGTGAAGGGCTTGAATTGGAGTTGGAAAGAGATACTAGGGAGGGGAATAGACAAGAGCCTGTGTTTTATGACAGCAGGTTATTTAGTGGATTTTCTCAAGAACGACCTATCCCAACGGACCCTAAAAAAGATACAATTAAAGAGACTACTACAGAAAATTCAGAAACTTCTACTACAACAAGTTCCGGAGACTTTATAAGTTCTCCTTTAGTGGGAACTTTCTATGGTTCTCCAGCCCCAGATTCTCCTTCTTTTGTAAAACCTGGCGATATTGTTTCGGAAGATACTATTGTTTGTATCGTTGAGGCTATGAAAGTAATGAATGAAGTGAAAGCAGGAATGAGTGGGCGTGTTCTTGAAGTATTGATTACCAATGGGGATCCTGTCCAATTTGGGTCTAAGTTGTTTCGTATAGCTAAAGATGCATCATGA
- the tsaD gene encoding tRNA (adenosine(37)-N6)-threonylcarbamoyltransferase complex transferase subunit TsaD: MLTLGLESSCDETACAIVNEDKQILANIIASQDIHASYGGVVPELASRAHLHIFPQVINKALQQANLLIEDMDLIAVTQTPGLIGSLSVGVHFGKGIAIGAKKSLIGVNHVEAHLYAAYMAAQNVQFPALGLVVSGAHTAAFFIENPTSYKLIGKTRDDAIGETFDKVGRFLGLPYPAGPLIEKLALEGSEDSYPFSPAKVPNYDFSFSGLKTAVLYAIKGNNSSPRSPAPEISLEKQRDIAASFQKAACTTIAQKLPTIIKEFSCRSILIGGGVAINEYFRSAIQTACNLPVYFPPAKLCSDNAAMIAGLGGENFQKNSSIPEIRICARYQWESVSPFSLASP, from the coding sequence ATGCTCACCCTAGGCTTGGAAAGTTCTTGCGATGAGACTGCCTGCGCTATAGTTAATGAGGATAAGCAGATATTAGCAAATATTATTGCCTCTCAAGATATCCATGCATCCTATGGCGGAGTCGTTCCTGAACTTGCTTCAAGAGCACATCTCCATATCTTCCCACAAGTGATAAATAAAGCTCTACAACAGGCCAACTTATTGATCGAAGATATGGATCTGATTGCAGTAACGCAAACTCCAGGGTTGATAGGTTCTCTATCAGTAGGAGTGCATTTTGGTAAAGGCATTGCCATAGGAGCAAAAAAATCCTTGATTGGAGTCAATCACGTCGAAGCTCATCTCTATGCTGCCTATATGGCAGCGCAAAACGTGCAATTCCCTGCTTTAGGTCTTGTGGTCTCTGGAGCTCATACCGCAGCGTTTTTTATAGAAAATCCTACATCCTATAAACTCATAGGAAAAACTCGAGATGATGCTATAGGAGAAACTTTTGATAAAGTAGGACGCTTTCTAGGATTACCATACCCTGCAGGCCCATTAATTGAAAAACTCGCTTTAGAAGGCTCTGAGGACAGTTATCCTTTTAGTCCAGCTAAAGTCCCAAACTATGACTTTTCATTCAGCGGTCTTAAAACAGCTGTTCTCTACGCAATCAAAGGAAATAATAGTAGCCCCCGCTCTCCTGCTCCAGAGATATCTTTAGAAAAACAAAGAGATATCGCTGCTTCATTTCAAAAAGCGGCCTGCACTACTATTGCACAAAAACTTCCCACTATTATAAAAGAATTTTCGTGCCGATCTATACTTATTGGAGGTGGCGTAGCCATTAATGAATACTTTAGATCCGCAATACAAACTGCGTGTAATCTACCTGTATACTTCCCCCCTGCTAAACTATGCTCAGATAATGCTGCTATGATTGCAGGTCTAGGGGGAGAAAATTTTCAAAAAAACTCTAGTATTCCGGAAATTCGTATATGCGCAAGATATCAGTGGGAATCTGTATCACCATTCTCCTTAGCCTCTCCGTAG
- a CDS encoding YihY/virulence factor BrkB family protein: MFRKLFPFSKKKTGQKQRLRNNGLLQAIIQSIKVLLHNEASKEACVLSYYGLLTCVPILVFFLRLSQHLFTNLNWKEWLIIKFPDYKKPIVAIVEAAYHATESNIGLVLVGSFFVFCWAGILMLLSLEDGLNKIFRTSWTPISLKRLVSYFVITLVSPMIFIIVCGSWIYITQIMPIQYAKLFSLSHSMTALYFISRFVPYLLLYLALFCCYAFLPRVAIQKTSALISTLIIGSVWIVFQKAFFSLQVSIFNYSFTYGALVALPSFLLLLYIYTMIYLFGGALTFIIQNRGCTFIFLGDKILPSCYLQLITSTYILALTTRQFNEGLSPLTAQFIAKQSKVPIGEVSQCLDVLEKEGFLFPYNNGYQPVFNFSELTIKDIADKLLHREIFKKFNPDLGITFIENSFQNIFNQASKNKENLTLSEIARRIK; encoded by the coding sequence ATGTTTCGAAAACTTTTCCCGTTTTCTAAAAAAAAAACAGGTCAGAAGCAACGTCTTCGAAACAATGGACTTCTGCAAGCGATCATTCAATCAATAAAAGTCTTACTACATAACGAAGCTTCCAAGGAAGCCTGCGTGTTAAGCTACTATGGTTTGCTTACTTGTGTTCCTATTTTAGTATTCTTTCTAAGGCTTTCCCAACACTTATTCACTAATCTGAATTGGAAAGAATGGTTGATTATCAAATTCCCAGATTATAAAAAGCCAATCGTAGCTATTGTGGAAGCCGCATATCATGCTACAGAAAGCAATATAGGATTAGTCCTAGTTGGAAGCTTTTTTGTTTTCTGTTGGGCTGGCATTTTAATGCTCTTATCTCTAGAAGATGGCCTAAATAAGATCTTCCGCACCAGCTGGACTCCAATATCTTTAAAGAGGTTAGTCTCTTATTTTGTGATTACCTTAGTGAGTCCCATGATTTTTATTATCGTCTGTGGTTCCTGGATTTATATTACACAGATCATGCCTATCCAATACGCTAAGTTGTTTTCTCTCAGCCATTCCATGACAGCATTGTACTTTATTTCTAGGTTTGTCCCCTACCTGCTGCTCTACCTAGCTCTATTTTGCTGTTATGCTTTTCTTCCTCGCGTTGCAATCCAAAAAACATCAGCTCTTATCTCTACGCTAATCATAGGATCTGTATGGATAGTCTTTCAAAAGGCATTCTTTAGCCTTCAAGTCTCTATTTTTAACTATAGCTTCACTTATGGCGCCCTCGTAGCCCTGCCTTCATTCCTTCTCCTGCTATATATCTATACAATGATCTACCTATTCGGAGGAGCACTGACATTTATTATCCAGAATCGAGGGTGCACTTTCATATTTCTTGGGGACAAAATCCTGCCCAGCTGTTATTTACAACTCATTACCTCAACATATATTCTAGCTTTGACAACACGTCAGTTCAATGAAGGCCTCTCCCCTTTAACTGCTCAATTCATCGCCAAACAATCGAAAGTACCTATTGGTGAGGTCTCTCAATGTCTAGATGTATTAGAAAAAGAAGGTTTTCTTTTTCCTTATAACAATGGGTACCAGCCTGTCTTCAATTTCTCTGAACTTACAATCAAAGATATTGCTGACAAACTCCTGCATCGGGAAATTTTCAAGAAATTCAATCCCGACCTTGGGATTACTTTCATAGAAAACAGCTTCCAGAACATATTTAACCAAGCTTCTAAAAATAAAGAGAATCTTACTCTTAGCGAGATTGCTAGGCGAATCAAATGA
- a CDS encoding elongation factor P, which translates to MVLSSQLSVGMFISTKDGLYKVTSVSKVAGPKGESFIKVALQAADSDVVIERNFKATQEVKEAQFETRTLEYLYLEDESYLFLDLGNYEKLFIPQEIMKDNFLFLKAGVTVSAMVYDNVVFSVELPHFLELMVSKTDFPGDSLSLSGGVKKALLETGIEVMVPPFVEIGDVIKIDTRTCEYIQRV; encoded by the coding sequence ATGGTGTTAAGTAGCCAATTATCCGTAGGGATGTTTATTTCTACAAAGGACGGTCTTTATAAAGTAACCTCAGTGTCTAAGGTGGCAGGGCCCAAAGGCGAATCCTTCATTAAAGTCGCTTTGCAGGCTGCGGATTCTGATGTTGTTATTGAGAGAAATTTCAAAGCAACTCAAGAGGTAAAAGAGGCTCAATTTGAAACCCGCACTTTAGAATATTTATATCTTGAAGATGAAAGTTATCTTTTTTTAGATTTAGGAAATTATGAAAAGTTATTCATTCCACAAGAAATCATGAAGGATAACTTTTTGTTTTTAAAGGCAGGTGTGACTGTCTCTGCAATGGTCTATGACAATGTGGTTTTTTCTGTAGAGCTGCCTCATTTTCTAGAGCTTATGGTATCAAAAACAGACTTTCCTGGAGATTCTCTCTCTCTTTCCGGAGGAGTTAAGAAAGCTTTGCTGGAAACAGGAATTGAAGTTATGGTCCCACCTTTTGTAGAAATTGGTGATGTTATAAAAATAGATACGCGGACTTGTGAGTATATTCAACGCGTCTAA
- the argR gene encoding arginine repressor: MKKKVTIDEALKEILRLEGAATQEELCAKLLAQGFATTQSSVSRWLRKIQAVKVAGERGARYSLPSSTEKTTTRHLVLSIRHNASLIVIRTVPGSASWIAALLDQGLKDEILGTLAGDDTIFVTPIDEGRLPLLMVSIANLLQVFLD, translated from the coding sequence ATGAAAAAAAAAGTAACTATAGATGAGGCTTTAAAAGAAATTTTACGTCTTGAAGGAGCGGCAACTCAGGAGGAATTATGTGCAAAACTCTTAGCTCAAGGTTTTGCTACAACCCAGTCGTCTGTATCTCGTTGGCTACGAAAGATTCAGGCTGTAAAGGTTGCTGGAGAGCGTGGTGCTCGTTATTCTTTACCCTCTTCAACAGAGAAGACCACGACCCGTCATTTGGTGCTCTCTATTCGCCATAACGCCTCTCTTATTGTAATTCGTACGGTTCCTGGTTCAGCTTCTTGGATCGCTGCTTTGTTAGATCAAGGGCTCAAAGATGAAATTCTTGGAACTTTGGCAGGAGATGACACGATTTTTGTCACTCCTATAGATGAAGGGAGGCTCCCATTGTTGATGGTTTCGATTGCAAATTTACTGCAAGTTTTCTTGGATTAA
- a CDS encoding ATP-binding cassette domain-containing protein yields MTIRVRNLAYSVNKKKILDGVTFSLERGHITLFVGKSGSGKTMILRALAGLVQPTQGDIWIEGEAPALVFQQPELFSHMTVLGNCTHPQIHIKGRSTEEAREKAFELLHLLDIEEVAKNYPDQLSGGQKQRVAIVRSLCMDKHTLLFDEPTSALDPFATASFRHLLETLRDQELTVGLTTHDMQFVHSCLDRIYLIDQGTVAGVYDKRDGELDSGHPLSKYIHSAQ; encoded by the coding sequence ATGACAATTAGAGTCCGAAACCTTGCCTACTCTGTAAATAAGAAAAAGATTCTAGATGGTGTAACTTTTTCTTTAGAGCGAGGGCACATTACACTGTTTGTTGGGAAGAGTGGTTCAGGAAAAACAATGATTTTACGTGCTTTGGCGGGCTTAGTCCAGCCCACTCAAGGAGATATTTGGATTGAAGGGGAGGCTCCAGCTCTAGTTTTCCAACAACCCGAGTTATTTTCCCATATGACAGTATTAGGAAATTGCACCCATCCACAAATCCATATCAAGGGTCGTAGTACCGAAGAAGCTCGAGAAAAGGCGTTCGAGCTTTTACATTTGTTGGATATTGAAGAGGTTGCTAAGAATTATCCTGACCAGCTCTCTGGGGGACAAAAACAACGTGTGGCTATTGTACGTTCTTTATGTATGGATAAACATACATTACTTTTTGATGAACCTACATCGGCTTTAGATCCTTTTGCTACGGCATCGTTCCGACATCTTTTAGAAACACTTCGAGACCAGGAACTGACTGTAGGGTTAACTACTCATGACATGCAATTTGTTCATAGTTGTTTGGATCGTATCTATCTTATAGATCAAGGAACTGTTGCGGGGGTCTATGACAAGCGTGACGGAGAGCTCGATTCTGGTCATCCATTATCGAAATATATCCACTCTGCTCAATAG
- the accC gene encoding acetyl-CoA carboxylase biotin carboxylase subunit, translating into MKKVLIANRGEIAVRIIRACHDLGLSTVAVYSLADQEALHVLLADEAICIGEPQAAKSYLKISNILAACEITGADAVHPGYGFLSENANFASICESCGLTFIGPSSESIAMMGDKIAAKSLAKKIKCPVIPGSEGIIEDESEGLKIAEKIGFPIVIKAVAGGGGRGIRIVKEKDEFYRAFSAARAEAEAGFNNPNVYIEKFIENPRHLEIQVIGDTHGNYVHLGERDCTIQRRRQKLIEETPSPILNAEIRVKVGKVAVDLARSAGYFSVGTVEFLLDKDKKFYFMEMNTRIQVEHTITEEVTGIDLVKEQIHVAMGNKLPWKQKNIEFSGHIIQCRINAEDPTNNFSPSPGRLDYYLPPAGPSIRVDGACYSGYAIPPYYDSMIAKVIAKGKNREEAIAIMKRALKEFHIGGVQSTIPFHQFMLDNPKFLESNYDINYIDNLLAQGNSFFKEF; encoded by the coding sequence ATGAAAAAAGTCTTAATCGCTAATAGAGGGGAAATTGCTGTTAGAATTATACGTGCCTGTCATGATTTAGGATTGTCGACAGTGGCTGTATATTCTTTAGCAGATCAAGAGGCTCTCCACGTACTTCTTGCTGACGAGGCTATTTGTATTGGAGAGCCTCAAGCAGCAAAGTCTTATTTAAAGATATCCAATATCTTGGCTGCCTGTGAGATCACAGGAGCTGATGCTGTGCATCCTGGATATGGGTTTTTAAGTGAAAACGCAAACTTTGCTTCAATATGCGAGAGCTGTGGCTTAACCTTTATAGGGCCGAGTTCAGAGTCTATTGCTATGATGGGGGATAAGATTGCTGCGAAGTCCCTGGCAAAGAAAATCAAATGTCCTGTTATTCCAGGTTCTGAAGGCATTATTGAAGACGAGAGCGAAGGTTTAAAAATAGCTGAAAAAATAGGTTTCCCTATTGTTATTAAAGCCGTTGCTGGAGGTGGGGGAAGAGGAATTCGTATTGTTAAAGAAAAGGACGAATTCTATAGAGCGTTTTCTGCCGCACGTGCAGAAGCCGAAGCCGGTTTTAATAACCCCAATGTTTATATTGAAAAGTTTATAGAAAATCCAAGGCATTTAGAAATCCAAGTCATTGGGGATACCCATGGAAATTATGTGCATTTAGGAGAAAGAGACTGCACCATTCAACGGCGACGTCAAAAGTTGATTGAAGAGACTCCTAGTCCCATTCTCAATGCGGAAATCCGAGTCAAAGTAGGAAAAGTTGCTGTAGATCTAGCAAGAAGCGCCGGATATTTTTCTGTTGGAACAGTCGAATTCTTATTAGATAAAGACAAAAAATTCTACTTTATGGAAATGAATACCCGAATTCAGGTAGAGCATACCATTACTGAAGAAGTCACAGGTATAGATCTTGTAAAAGAACAGATTCATGTAGCCATGGGAAATAAGCTGCCTTGGAAACAAAAGAACATTGAGTTCTCGGGTCATATCATCCAATGTCGCATTAACGCTGAGGATCCTACCAATAATTTCTCACCATCTCCAGGTCGTTTAGATTATTATCTTCCTCCTGCAGGTCCTTCAATTCGTGTAGATGGAGCTTGTTATAGCGGCTATGCAATCCCTCCTTATTATGATTCTATGATAGCAAAGGTAATTGCTAAGGGCAAAAACCGAGAAGAAGCTATAGCTATCATGAAACGAGCTTTGAAAGAGTTTCATATCGGTGGTGTGCAGTCTACAATACCTTTCCACCAGTTTATGTTGGATAATCCGAAGTTTCTAGAATCTAATTACGATATTAACTATATCGATAACCTACTTGCTCAAGGAAATTCTTTTTTTAAAGAATTCTAA
- the rpe gene encoding ribulose-phosphate 3-epimerase, whose product MKKQESVLVGPSIMGADLTCLGVEAKKLEQAGSDFIHIDIMDGHFVPNLTFGPGIIAAINRSTDLFLEVHAMIYNPFEFIESFVRSGADRIIVHFEASEDIKELLSYIKKCGVQAGLAFSPDTSIEFLPSFLPFCDVVVLMSVYPGFTGQSFLPNTIEKIAFARHAIKTLGLKDSCLIEVDGGIDQQSAPLCRDAGADILVTASYLFEADSLAMEDKILLLRGENYGVK is encoded by the coding sequence GTGAAGAAACAGGAATCCGTATTAGTTGGCCCTTCGATTATGGGGGCAGATCTTACCTGTTTGGGTGTAGAAGCAAAAAAACTAGAGCAGGCGGGAAGTGATTTTATACACATAGATATCATGGATGGCCACTTTGTTCCGAACCTTACTTTTGGTCCAGGGATCATTGCTGCCATTAATAGATCTACGGATCTATTTTTAGAAGTCCACGCTATGATTTACAATCCTTTTGAATTTATAGAAAGTTTCGTTCGTTCTGGTGCGGATAGAATTATAGTACACTTTGAAGCTTCAGAGGATATAAAAGAGCTTCTATCTTATATAAAAAAATGTGGGGTTCAAGCGGGTCTAGCTTTTTCTCCCGATACTTCAATCGAATTTCTTCCTTCTTTCCTTCCGTTTTGTGATGTCGTTGTGCTAATGTCAGTTTATCCGGGATTTACAGGACAGAGCTTTTTACCAAATACAATAGAAAAGATTGCTTTTGCACGTCATGCGATAAAGACTTTAGGTTTAAAGGATTCTTGTTTAATAGAAGTAGATGGAGGCATAGATCAGCAATCTGCGCCGTTATGTCGAGATGCAGGAGCAGATATTTTAGTCACAGCTTCTTACTTATTCGAAGCAGATTCATTAGCAATGGAAGATAAAATTTTGTTGCTGCGAGGAGAAAATTATGGTGTTAAGTAG